From the genome of Halomonas sp. 1513, one region includes:
- a CDS encoding 3-isopropylmalate dehydrogenase produces MSQHHLTLGVLNGDDIGHEIVPASVQVAQAAAEHCGLSIDWRHMPLGRKALDELGTTMPEGTLETLATFDGFILGPIGHREYPKVDGAINPHPILRKKFDLFANVRPTRSYPDIGCIYDDIDLVIVRENNEGFQPDRNVVAGSGEFRPTEEVTISVRVISREGSRKVATAALELARARNKRLTVVHKNTVYKLGCGMFVEECYKAAEDYPDVTVDEAIVDTFAMHLIRNPQQFDVVVTTNMFGDILTDEAAGLVGGLGMAPGLCIGRGDIAMAQATHGSAPDIAGTGLANPYAMIESTRMLIEWLGRRHGLPEAQATADLMRKGIEAALADPAKRTPDIRGTGRLSDMVDGMLSAIDKEARHA; encoded by the coding sequence ATGTCACAGCATCACCTCACTCTTGGCGTCCTCAACGGCGACGACATCGGCCATGAAATCGTGCCGGCCTCGGTTCAGGTGGCTCAGGCTGCAGCCGAGCATTGTGGGCTGTCAATCGACTGGAGGCATATGCCCCTGGGGCGCAAAGCCCTCGACGAACTCGGCACCACCATGCCCGAGGGCACCTTGGAAACGCTGGCCACTTTTGATGGCTTCATACTGGGGCCGATAGGCCACCGCGAGTATCCCAAGGTGGACGGTGCGATCAACCCGCACCCCATCCTGCGCAAGAAGTTTGACCTATTCGCCAACGTGCGGCCGACCCGCTCCTACCCGGATATTGGCTGCATCTACGACGATATCGACTTAGTGATCGTGCGCGAGAACAACGAGGGCTTCCAGCCCGACCGCAATGTGGTCGCTGGTTCAGGCGAGTTTCGACCCACCGAGGAAGTGACCATCTCGGTGCGCGTGATTTCCCGCGAGGGCAGCCGCAAGGTTGCCACTGCGGCTCTTGAGCTGGCGCGTGCCCGCAACAAACGTCTCACCGTCGTGCACAAGAACACCGTCTACAAGTTGGGATGCGGCATGTTTGTCGAGGAGTGCTATAAGGCGGCGGAGGACTATCCGGATGTGACTGTTGACGAAGCCATCGTCGATACCTTCGCCATGCACTTGATCCGTAATCCTCAGCAGTTCGACGTAGTGGTCACCACCAACATGTTCGGCGACATCCTTACCGACGAGGCCGCCGGCCTGGTGGGGGGCCTGGGCATGGCACCCGGTTTGTGCATCGGCCGCGGTGACATCGCCATGGCCCAGGCGACCCACGGCTCAGCACCCGACATCGCCGGGACTGGACTGGCTAACCCCTACGCCATGATAGAGTCGACGCGCATGCTCATTGAGTGGCTGGGTCGCCGCCATGGGCTGCCTGAAGCCCAGGCCACAGCCGACCTGATGCGCAAAGGCATTGAGGCAGCTCTCGCAGACCCAGCCAAGCGCACGCCTGACATTCGTGGTACTGGTCGCCTAAGCGATATGGTCGACGGCATGCTATCTGCCATTGATAAGGAAGCTCGCCATGCGTAA
- a CDS encoding 2-methylcitrate dehydratase, which yields MSLRSDVTRALAEWIVDCDLEKIPANIQREGVRTFVNWLGCAVGGARHETVDRALAAVTPFSGQPTSTVLGRGEKLDALHAALLNGITSHVLDYDDTHLKTIIHPAGPVASALMAVAETRPVSGREFLNALIVGIEVECRIGNSVYPHHYDRGWHITGTAGVFGAAAAVGRLLGLSVQQMTWALGIAATQSSGFREMFGTMCKSFHPGRAAQNGAVAAYLAHANFDSSEHAIEAPRGFASVMSDKQDYNEILGALGETWEAGLNSYKPFACGIVIHPAIDGCIQLREELGDDVGKISRVELVAHPLVLELTGKTEPKTGLEGKFSVFHSAAAALLRGDGSPTAFTDEAVTDPELMAMRRKVEVTTDKACHEASVTITVTLEGGERLEKHIERAIGSLEKPLTNEQIDTKFRGQAVLVIGEAACEALLAQAWTLPEMTSVGKLAATSLPR from the coding sequence TGGGTTGCGCGGTAGGCGGTGCTCGCCATGAGACAGTCGACCGCGCGCTGGCAGCGGTGACGCCATTTTCGGGTCAGCCGACCTCCACGGTGCTGGGCCGGGGTGAAAAACTCGACGCGCTGCACGCCGCGCTGCTCAACGGCATAACCTCGCATGTGCTCGACTACGATGATACCCACCTTAAAACCATCATTCATCCAGCGGGGCCGGTGGCATCGGCATTGATGGCGGTGGCCGAGACCCGTCCGGTATCTGGCCGGGAGTTCCTCAATGCCCTGATTGTCGGCATTGAGGTCGAGTGCCGGATCGGCAACTCGGTCTACCCGCACCACTATGATCGCGGTTGGCATATCACCGGCACCGCCGGGGTATTCGGCGCCGCCGCCGCGGTTGGTCGCCTGCTGGGCTTGAGCGTACAGCAGATGACGTGGGCACTGGGCATCGCGGCTACCCAGTCGTCGGGTTTCCGCGAGATGTTCGGCACTATGTGCAAAAGCTTCCATCCAGGGCGTGCCGCCCAGAACGGTGCCGTGGCTGCCTACCTTGCCCATGCCAACTTTGACTCCTCCGAGCATGCCATTGAAGCGCCGCGCGGCTTCGCCAGCGTGATGTCGGACAAGCAGGACTATAACGAGATTCTCGGCGCGCTGGGCGAGACCTGGGAAGCTGGCCTCAACTCCTACAAGCCGTTCGCATGCGGCATCGTGATCCATCCCGCCATCGATGGCTGCATCCAGCTCCGCGAGGAGTTAGGCGACGACGTGGGGAAGATATCGCGCGTTGAACTGGTGGCGCATCCACTGGTGCTGGAGCTCACCGGCAAAACCGAGCCTAAGACCGGCCTTGAGGGTAAGTTCAGTGTCTTTCACTCGGCGGCGGCGGCCCTTCTACGCGGCGATGGCTCACCCACTGCCTTCACCGACGAGGCTGTCACCGATCCCGAGTTGATGGCCATGCGCCGTAAGGTCGAGGTAACTACGGACAAGGCCTGCCACGAAGCCTCGGTCACCATTACCGTGACGTTGGAGGGCGGAGAGCGCCTGGAGAAGCACATCGAGCGCGCCATCGGTTCGCTCGAGAAACCACTCACCAATGAGCAGATCGACACTAAATTTCGTGGCCAGGCAGTGCTGGTGATCGGCGAGGCCGCCTGTGAAGCGCTGCTCGCACAGGCTTGGACGCTGCCCGAGATGACTAGCGTCGGCAAGCTGGCCGCCACCAGCCTGCCACGTTGA
- a CDS encoding tartrate dehydrogenase, which produces MRNHRIAAIPADGIGPEVIGAGCEVLRALAKADGGFSLDIEWFDWGSDYYRQHGVMMPADGVERVCGFDAIYFGAVGDTQIPDDITLWGLRLAICQGLDQYANVRPTRLLPGISGPLRSTLGEAIDWLIVRENSEGEYAGVGGRAHRGLPLEVGMDVAVFTRSGIERIARFACEAALTRPRRRLTIVTKSNAQRHGMVMWDQVCQEVVRDYPQLDVDWMLVDAMTTRMVLDPSSIDTVLATNLHADILSDLASALGGSLGIGATGNLNPERSVPSMFEPIHGTAFDLTGKGVANPIGAFWTASLMLEYLGEHKAADSLMQAIESVTGRVDAVLPLDLGGQADTAAVTRAVIETLRQIYLNTVDS; this is translated from the coding sequence ATGCGTAATCATAGGATTGCCGCGATTCCTGCGGACGGCATTGGGCCGGAGGTGATCGGGGCCGGCTGCGAGGTGCTGCGGGCCCTGGCCAAGGCAGACGGTGGCTTCTCGTTAGATATCGAATGGTTCGACTGGGGATCCGACTACTATCGCCAGCATGGCGTGATGATGCCCGCAGATGGCGTCGAGAGGGTGTGTGGCTTCGACGCCATTTACTTCGGTGCGGTGGGCGACACCCAAATCCCCGATGACATCACCCTATGGGGCTTGCGTTTAGCGATCTGTCAGGGGCTCGACCAATACGCCAACGTGCGTCCCACTCGCTTGCTGCCCGGAATTTCCGGGCCCCTTAGGTCGACCCTAGGCGAGGCGATCGACTGGCTGATCGTGCGCGAGAACTCCGAGGGAGAATACGCCGGTGTGGGTGGCCGGGCACACCGCGGGCTGCCGCTCGAGGTTGGAATGGACGTGGCGGTGTTCACACGAAGCGGCATTGAGCGCATTGCTCGCTTTGCCTGCGAGGCAGCGCTGACAAGACCACGGCGGCGGCTCACCATCGTCACCAAGTCCAACGCCCAGCGACACGGTATGGTGATGTGGGATCAAGTGTGCCAAGAGGTGGTCAGAGATTATCCGCAGCTCGATGTCGACTGGATGCTAGTCGATGCCATGACCACACGCATGGTGCTAGATCCCAGTAGCATCGACACGGTACTTGCCACCAACCTGCATGCCGACATCCTCTCCGACTTGGCCTCGGCACTGGGCGGTAGCCTGGGCATCGGCGCCACCGGTAACCTCAACCCTGAGCGTAGCGTTCCATCGATGTTCGAGCCGATCCACGGCACAGCTTTCGATCTTACCGGCAAGGGTGTGGCCAATCCTATTGGCGCGTTCTGGACCGCTAGCTTGATGCTCGAGTATCTGGGTGAGCACAAGGCTGCCGACAGCCTGATGCAGGCTATCGAGTCTGTCACTGGGCGTGTGGACGCAGTTCTACCATTAGATTTGGGCGGTCAAGCAGACACTGCTGCAGTTACGCGAGCAGTGATAGAAACGCTTCGACAAATATATCTGAATACTGTTGACAGTTGA